A single Cryptococcus deuterogattii R265 chromosome 2, complete sequence DNA region contains:
- a CDS encoding KH domain-containing protein, whose translation MDAERRSRWADAPSTSSPAPPTGSSAANDTASDAAARAAAIAAKIAASLRPGVQGTELVKKEKEEGDFVKDVEINDLRNRYVLTKGSTQKQIEEETGASITTKGVWVPDRSKMPPGEVPLYLHVVATSQSILDAAIGKINDLINQELGPLIDERTLVARNRALGLPPPSGAMPNGRVKWPEQRLYIGLESLRNFNVRAKTVGPGGMFVKYIQAETGARVQIKGQGSGFMESDTGRESDEPMHINIAAPTEDQVERAKVLAEDLLEVLRGEHAKARDAHSQSAQGGVYGGYAAYGGQAAGQDPYAAYYAQTGAAATSTPGSQPGATPTAGGATPAQGSDAWAQYAAYWAAYGYDVNDPQFQAWQAQQYGQQAGQPADAAAAGASATPQAGSATPAVAP comes from the exons ATGGACGCCGAACGACGTTCCCGATGGGCTGATGCCCCCTCAACTTCGTCCCCTGCCCCCCCTACCGGTTCTTCCGCCGCCAATGATACCGCTTCTGATGCTGCGGCCAGAGCAGCGGCTATCGCTGCCAAAATCGCTGCATCTTTGCGACCTGGTGTACAAGGAACTGAGCttgtgaagaaggaaaaggaggaaggcgacTTTGTgaaggatgttgagatCAATGATTTGAGGAATCGATATGTTTTGACAAAGGGCTCTACTCAAAAGCAG atcgaagaagaaactgGAGCTTCTATAACGACAAAAGGTGTTTGGGTCCCCGATCGATCAAAGATGCCCCCTGGAGAGGTCCCTCTTTATCTTCATGTAGTCGCCACATCCCAGTCCATTCTTGATGCCGCTATCGGCAAGATCAACGATCTTATCAACCAAGAGCTTGGTCCCCTAATTGACGAGCGAACGCTGGTGGCCAGGAATAGGGCGTTGGGATTGCCGCCTCCATCTGGCGCAATGCCTAACGGAAGGGTAAAGTGGCCGGAGCAGAGGTTGTATATTGGTCTCGAAAGTCTCAGAAACTTTAACGTCAGGGCAAAGACTGTTGGTCCCGGT GGTATGTTTGTAAAGTACATTCAGGCGGAGACGGGTGCGAGGGTGCAGATCAAGGGACAAGGATCAGGATTCATGGAAAGTGATACCGGAAGAGAATCTGACGAGCCAATGCACATCAACATTGC TGCTCCTACCGAGGACCAAGTTGAAAGAGCCAAGGTTCTTGCCGAAGATCTTCTTGAAGTTTTGCGAGGAGAGCATGCCAAAGCCCGCGATGCGCACAGCCAAAGTGCCCAGGGTGGTGTTTACGGTGGCTACGCCGCGTATGGCGGTCAAGCCGCAGGCCAAGACCCTTACGCTGCCTATTATGCT CAAACTGGCGCTGCCGCTACTAGTACACCAGGAAGTCAACCGGGAGCCACCCCAACCGCTGGCGGCGCAACACCTGCGCAAGGCTCCGATGCATGGGCGCAGTACGCTGCTTACTGGGCCGCCTATGGCTACGATGTCAACGACCCTCAAT TTCAAGCTTGGCAAGCGCAACAATACGGTCAACAAGCTGGCCAACCGGCAGATGCGGCAGCTGCTGGTGCTTCTGCAACCCCTCAAGCAGGCAGCGCGACTCCTGCTGTTGCCCCTTAA